One stretch of Marinifilum sp. JC120 DNA includes these proteins:
- a CDS encoding restriction endonuclease, translated as MTTTIDKNQWCGQFKRCNGCKLQSECMVKPEEM; from the coding sequence ATGACTACGACTATTGATAAAAATCAATGGTGTGGACAATTCAAGCGATGCAATGGATGCAAGCTGCAATCGGAATGCATGGTTAAGCCTGAAGAAATGTT
- a CDS encoding superinfection exclusion protein B, which yields MYMIVIWVGLLLLSPDNWPEYVNERIGIPHVWHVFVFALAFSLAINVHRLSAIASARYKRFKLRKRIKMQNDKVRS from the coding sequence ATGTATATGATCGTTATCTGGGTTGGACTTCTGCTTTTAAGCCCAGATAACTGGCCTGAATATGTTAATGAGAGAATCGGTATTCCTCATGTGTGGCATGTTTTCGTCTTTGCTCTTGCATTTTCGCTAGCAATTAATGTGCATCGATTATCAGCTATTGCCAGCGCCAGATATAAGCGATTTAAGCTAAGAAAACGCATTAAGATGCAAAACGATAAAGTGCGATC